In Symphalangus syndactylus isolate Jambi chromosome 9, NHGRI_mSymSyn1-v2.1_pri, whole genome shotgun sequence, the genomic stretch AAGCAAAACAAGCATATTCATCAATAATAAAATGCTTGTGGCAACATATAGattcattttattgatttccatGTAGCTCACGTAATATTTGACCAAAAGCTAGGCAATAtacgcagaaaaaggaatattttttgaaataagaatATTGTGAAGTTGTTCtgtcaaaagaagtaaaaatattatGATCTCATACTAATAGTCTCATCTATAGTTCTACaatatcaaatgctttttattaaaatttgtattttatataggTATCCAATTTATATCACCCTCCTTCACTAACACCCTCCTTCACTATTTCCCACTTTATATCAGTGGGAAACAGGCCACCTGGTCCCAGGAAAGCATGTGGTGCTATTGCGACTTTAACGATGATGATGAAAAGCACTTGTTTGGGTGGTTCTGATGTACCACTGTTATTTTGCCCaaagtattgttattttttaaaattcttctctaaatttactgataaaataaaattcttaactaAGAAGACTTTATCTCATTCATGTATGTATTATGAAATTTTGTTGACATTTAAGCGTCTCTGACTTACCAGGAATATTGAAATTTTCCATTAATTCAATTGAGCACTGTAAATAAACAATTGTTTACTAATagcctttgggaggcagagtaaGATTTATAGAATTTCTTTATAATATGTTCCTAGTAATCCCTCTGAACACAGCATTCTCAATTCTTAGTATTCACCCTGAGTCACTCAGGAGAAATTGGTATCTCTGTAAACAGGCAAACGAAGGTGCTGGGTGGAGGTGCATCACATTGTACAAAAATGCTGTCCACACGCACCTATAAGGGCCTTAATTTAATGGACTGTTAGTTACATGGCTACATACATACTGAATCTAATCATACTATCTTTTGTCAGCTAATGGCATTTGTTACCTATTAATTCAATATAATTATTTGCTTGGCTGAAAAATCCTTTGTTAATTTATTCTAAATTGAGAGATTAGATTTGCAATCTTCAGTCTTTTAATGTTAAAGCAAATCACAGAAGAGCAATGTATGTATATAGTATGCATTTTCCTACCtatgaaaattatttatattgcCTTGAAAACCCTAGGAAGCCACCTAAAGAACACTCTCTTCAAATCCTTTAGCCAGGATtttagacttaaaaaataaaaaacttactgATAGACCAAAGTCTAAATCTTCTCTTTGCTTCTTGTCTGTAATCTGGCCATTTCAAAAAGCATGTCAATTATGCCAAGCCATTGAAAAGATGTGGTTTTGACTAGTTTCATcccatttcaaatgtttttttctaatcGTTACTTTTGTCATGTTAATCTAAGAGCAAATATCTACATAAAGGTTCATGCATTCAAGCAATATTTATATTATGactaggtgtgatggctcatgcctataatcccagcacttttggaggctgaggtgggcagatcacttgaggtcaggagttcaagactagcctggcaaacttggtgaaacctcatctctactaaaaatacaaaagttagccgggtgtggtagtgtgtgcctgtagtttcagctgctTCGCagtctgaggcaggacaatcagtcgaacctgggagatggaggttgcagtgagctgagatcacaccactgcacttcagccggaGCAATGaagtgagagtctgtctccaaaaaaaaagaaaagaagtatatatgtatgtgtgtgtgtgtttaaagttCAATACTGTATTACAGTATAGTAGAACCCTCTAAAAATATTAACAGTTTTCTGgcttatttattctttgtgtacCATTTTATACATTCACAAAAACATTAAACATGAAAATGTACCCAATTATTcaatttctgttaatttttattaaaagtgagtgttaaaaataattatttttttttcttgttaaagaggtttttgttttgttttgcttttttgagacagagccttgctctgtcacccaggctggagtgcagtggctggatctcggctcactgcaacctccacctcctgggttcaaacgattaaAGATGGTTTTTATTGTTATACTCAGGAGTGTTATCTCTGGAGACACATTTGCCTGTGTTTTAATATtggctctgtttctttctctgcaaACTGAGAATAATAACACCTATGTTATTCagttactgtgagaattaaatttatTAACACATAAAAGTATTATAGTTAATGCTCAGTACAAATTAATGATTAATAAGATGTGTATATGCTGAATTACACTAGTATGTGCTTTAAGACGGGAATGCCCTTTTATAACACGAGTTTTTCaatcaatatatttaattttttaaaataaatattgtatagatacacaatggaatactattcagcctcaaAATGTGGTAAGTTTCATCATTTGAATCGATATAGATAAATTTAGAAGACAGCATACTAGATGGAATAATcctgacacagaaagacaaatgctataTGATCTCATATATCTATAGAAAAAAGTTTAACTCGGGGCGCAAAGCGAGCCGGTGGATCCATAAAGAACCCAGCCAACCcgcagagagaagggaggggctgAGCTGTGAGGAGAGCGGGGCCCAACAACCATGTTTACATGGGAGTCCTTTCACCCAGAAAGTTACGAATTGGACAAAAGCTTCCGGCTAACCAGATTCACTGAACTGAAGGGCACAGGCTACAAAGTGCCCCAAGACGTCCTGCAACAATTGCTGGAATCTTTACAGGAGAACCACTTCCAAGAAGATGAGCAGTTTCTGGGAGCCTTCATGCCAAGGCTTGGCATTGGAATGGATACTTATGTCATTCCTTTGAGACACAGTGGGCTTTCCTTGGTTCAAATCACAGATTACATTTACCCAATCGTAGACGACTCTTACATGACAGGCAGGATAGCATGTGCCAATGTCCTCAGTGACCTCTACGCAATGGGGGTCACAGAATGTGACAATATGCTGATGCTCCTTGGAGTCAGTAATAAAATGACCAACAGGGAAATGGATAAAGTGATGCCTCTGATTATCCAAGGTTTTAAAGATGCAGCTGAGGAGGCAGGAACGTCTGTAACGGGCGGCCAAACAGTACTAAACCCCTGGATTGTCCTGGGAAGAGTCACTACCACTGTCTGCCAAC encodes the following:
- the LOC129489862 gene encoding selenide, water dikinase 1-like; translated protein: MFTWESFHPESYELDKSFRLTRFTELKGTGYKVPQDVLQQLLESLQENHFQEDEQFLGAFMPRLGIGMDTYVIPLRHSGLSLVQITDYIYPIVDDSYMTGRIACANVLSDLYAMGVTECDNMLMLLGVSNKMTNREMDKVMPLIIQGFKDAAEEAGTSVTGGQTVLNPWIVLGRVTTTVCQPSEFIMPDNAVRGDVLVLTKPLGTQMAVAVNQWLNIPKTWNNIKLVVTQEDVELAYKEAMMNMARLNRTGGLLICLPLDQAARFCAEIKSPKYGEDHQAWIIGIVEKGNHTARIIDKPLIIEIAPQVATQNVNPTAGATS